A genomic region of Oncorhynchus mykiss isolate Arlee chromosome 16, USDA_OmykA_1.1, whole genome shotgun sequence contains the following coding sequences:
- the atoh1c gene encoding class E basic helix-loop-helix protein 23, giving the protein MQRRKSLFAPYISRNADTVVDLKVHPIDLPHGALVQTSWIEERAERRSECDTCAIGELRLPGLGYIEQDQSTIDRAQRRRRMAANARERRRMLGLNVAFDRLRSVIPNLESDKKLSKSETLQMAQIYISTLSDLLQDRPSVAEFSTTAFESTAKVDTAPTGRSTMNSTEDATVKLPGPGTFNICRDSGNVMRAPFEEQKTELRGFMNLWERTSGTK; this is encoded by the coding sequence ATGCAACGCCGCAAAAGTCTATTTGCGCCATACATCTCCAGAAACGCAGACACTGTTGTGGATTTGAAAGTGCATCCTATAGACCTGCCACATGGAGCTCTTGTGCAGACCAGttggatagaggagagagcagagcgcAGGAGCGAATGTGACACGTGCGCTATTGGGGAACTCAGATTGCCAGGGCTCGGATACATCGAACAGGACCAGAGCACCATCGACAGAGCGCAAAGGCGGCGGCGCATGGCTGCAAACGcccgggagaggaggaggatgctcGGCCTCAATGTTGCCTTCGACCGGCTCAGGAGCGTTATCCCTAACCTGGAGAGCGACAAGAAGCTGTCCAAATCAGAGACTCTTCAGATGGCGCAGATATACATATCGACGCTCAGCGACTTGTTGCAGGACAGGCCCTCCGTAGCGGAATTCAGCACCACTGCATTTGAGAGCACGGCGAAGGTGGATACGGCCCCAACCGGAAGGTCAACAATGAACTCCACAGAAGACGCAACTGTAAAGCTACCTGGGCCAGGTACATTCAATATATGTAGAGACAGTGGAAACGTGATGCGCGCGCCTTTCGAAGAACAGAAGACAGAGCTGCGAGGGTTTATGAACCTGTGGGAGAGAACTAGTGGCACAAAATAA